One segment of Mycolicibacterium neworleansense DNA contains the following:
- a CDS encoding nitroreductase/quinone reductase family protein, protein MVDLRDLKRRIVHGAQRRIVNPVGRQLPVTMLETVGRKSGQPRHTAVGGRVVGDQFWMVSEHGDRSHYVLNIKANPAVRVRINGQWRTGTAHLLPDDDPVARLKELPTLNSAVVRAVGSDLLTLRVDLD, encoded by the coding sequence ATGGTGGATCTTCGTGATCTGAAGCGACGCATCGTCCATGGCGCCCAACGCCGCATCGTCAACCCGGTCGGGCGCCAGCTGCCCGTCACCATGCTGGAGACCGTCGGCCGCAAGTCCGGCCAACCACGGCACACCGCCGTCGGCGGCCGGGTGGTCGGCGATCAGTTCTGGATGGTCTCCGAGCACGGCGACCGATCCCACTACGTGCTCAACATCAAGGCCAATCCTGCTGTGCGGGTGCGGATCAACGGTCAGTGGCGGACCGGCACCGCGCACCTGCTGCCCGACGACGACCCGGTCGCACGGCTCAAGGAGCTGCCCACACTCAACAGCGCGGTGGTCCGTGCCGTGGGCAGCGACCTGCTCACCCTCCGCGTCGACCTCGACTGA
- the cycA gene encoding D-serine/D-alanine/glycine transporter, which yields MSQSSDLSAESAESPATSDQPQHLSRQLSNRHIQLIAIGGAIGTGLFMGSGKTISLAGPSVLFVYMIIGFMLFFVMRAMGELLLSNLHYKSFADFAADLLGPWAGFFTGWTYWFCWIVTGVADVVVIAGYVAFWWPDLPLWIPALATVVVLIGLNLPTVRAFGETEFWFALIKIIAIVTLIVIGLVMIFTSFEAPSGAQASFANLWNDGGFFPTGPMGFVAGFQIATFAFVGIELVGTTAAEAKDPERNLPKAINSIPVRVMLFYVAALTIIIAVTPWREIDPKLSPFVAMFSLAGLGIAASVVNFVVLTSATSSANSGIYSTSRMVYGLATEGDAPSLFSRLTSRRVPANALFLSGVFLLSGVVMVAAGDSIVAAFTLVTTISSLCFIFVWTIILISYLVYRKRRPELHEASKFKMPGGVVMCYVVLAFFAFLIVAFALKEDTLQAELVTPVWFLVLGIAWLVLRRRPQHLAREASFRAELESTDSD from the coding sequence ATGTCCCAATCCAGTGATCTGTCCGCTGAATCAGCGGAATCGCCCGCAACGTCCGATCAGCCGCAGCACCTCTCCCGCCAGCTGTCCAACCGGCACATCCAGCTGATCGCGATCGGCGGTGCGATCGGAACCGGCCTGTTCATGGGCTCCGGCAAGACCATCTCGCTGGCCGGCCCGTCAGTGCTGTTCGTCTACATGATCATCGGCTTCATGCTCTTTTTCGTGATGCGGGCGATGGGCGAGCTGCTGCTGTCCAACCTGCATTACAAGTCTTTCGCCGATTTCGCCGCCGACCTGCTCGGGCCGTGGGCGGGGTTCTTCACCGGCTGGACGTACTGGTTCTGCTGGATCGTCACGGGCGTCGCCGACGTGGTGGTGATCGCCGGCTATGTGGCCTTCTGGTGGCCCGACCTTCCGCTGTGGATCCCGGCGCTCGCCACGGTCGTGGTGCTGATCGGGCTCAATCTGCCCACCGTGCGGGCCTTCGGTGAGACCGAGTTCTGGTTCGCCCTCATCAAGATCATCGCGATCGTGACGCTGATCGTGATCGGCCTCGTCATGATCTTCACCAGCTTCGAAGCGCCCAGCGGCGCCCAGGCCTCCTTCGCCAACCTGTGGAACGACGGCGGGTTCTTCCCCACCGGCCCAATGGGATTCGTGGCGGGCTTCCAGATCGCCACCTTCGCGTTCGTGGGCATCGAACTGGTGGGCACGACCGCGGCCGAAGCCAAGGACCCCGAGCGCAACCTGCCCAAGGCGATCAACTCGATCCCCGTGCGCGTCATGCTCTTCTACGTCGCCGCCCTCACCATCATCATCGCGGTCACGCCGTGGCGCGAGATCGACCCCAAGCTCAGCCCGTTCGTGGCGATGTTCAGCCTCGCCGGCCTGGGAATCGCCGCGTCGGTGGTCAACTTCGTGGTGCTGACCTCGGCGACGTCGTCGGCCAACTCCGGAATCTATTCGACGTCCCGGATGGTCTACGGGCTGGCGACCGAAGGTGACGCCCCGAGCCTGTTCAGCCGGCTCACGTCACGGCGCGTGCCCGCCAACGCGTTGTTCCTGTCCGGCGTGTTCCTGCTGTCGGGTGTGGTCATGGTGGCCGCGGGCGACTCGATCGTCGCGGCCTTCACCCTGGTCACCACGATTTCGTCGCTGTGCTTCATCTTCGTCTGGACGATCATCCTGATCAGCTACCTCGTGTACCGGAAGCGCAGGCCGGAACTGCACGAGGCGTCGAAGTTCAAGATGCCCGGCGGCGTGGTGATGTGTTACGTCGTGCTGGCCTTCTTCGCCTTCCTGATCGTGGCGTTCGCGTTGAAGGAAGACACCCTGCAGGCCGAGCTGGTGACTCCGGTCTGGTTCCTGGTACTGGGAATCGCCTGGCTGGTGCTGCGCCGTCGCCCGCAGCATCTGGCCCGGGAAGCCTCGTTCCGCGCCGAACTCGAGTCGACGGATTCCGACTGA
- the lon gene encoding endopeptidase La, with translation MPEPIAVPILFLSEPIVLPGMVVPVELDDAARTAVDAAQASDSGKLLIAPRLDDRYPTHGVIASIVQVGRMPGGAEAAVVRGERRAHIGSGTTGPGAALWVEVQEAAETTDSTTDETKALAAEYKKLLLAMLQRREAWQIVDVVNKITDPSALADTAGYASYLTDVQKRQLLETEDAAERLRVLIDWTGEHLAEVEVNDKIAEDVRAGMDKQQKEFLLRQQLAAIRKELGEGEPEGSDDYRARVEAADLPEKVREAALREVGKLERSSDQSPEGGWIRTWLDTVLDLPWNVRTEDSTDLKGARDILDADHHGLDDVKDRIVEYLAVRARRAQRGMAVVGGRGSGAVMVLAGPPGVGKTSLGESVARALGRKFVRVALGGVRDEAEIRGHRRTYVGALPGRVVRAIGEAGSMNPVVLLDEIDKVGSDYRGDPSAALLEVLDPAQNHTFRDHYLELDLDLSDVVFLATANVIENIPSALLDRMELIQLDGYTEDDKVAIARDYLLPRQAERAALTESEVAVTDAALRKIAADYTREPGVRQFERLLAKALRKVTTKLDSTESPITIDEPNLVEYLGRPRFTPESTERTAVPGVATGLAVTGLGGDVLYIEANSNDGESGLKLTGQLGDVMKESAQIALSYVRAHAEQLGVDPTALDRQIHVHVPAGAVPKDGPSAGVTMVTALVSMATGRQVRGDVGMTGEVTLNGRVLPIGGVKQKLLAAQRAGLKTVFIPARNEPDLDEVPAEVLEALEVKPMTDVADIIAQALEPVATAATAAA, from the coding sequence ATGCCTGAACCAATTGCAGTGCCCATTCTGTTCTTGAGTGAGCCGATCGTCCTGCCGGGAATGGTGGTGCCCGTCGAACTCGACGACGCTGCCCGCACGGCCGTCGATGCCGCTCAGGCCAGCGATTCCGGCAAGCTGCTGATCGCGCCCCGCCTGGACGATCGCTACCCCACCCACGGGGTGATCGCATCGATCGTGCAGGTCGGACGCATGCCCGGCGGTGCCGAAGCCGCCGTCGTCCGCGGTGAACGCCGCGCACACATCGGCTCCGGAACCACCGGACCGGGTGCGGCCCTATGGGTCGAGGTGCAAGAAGCCGCCGAGACCACAGATTCCACGACCGACGAGACCAAGGCCTTGGCGGCCGAATACAAGAAGCTGCTGCTGGCCATGCTGCAGCGGCGTGAGGCCTGGCAGATCGTCGACGTGGTCAACAAGATCACCGACCCGTCCGCCCTGGCCGACACCGCCGGGTACGCCTCGTATCTGACCGACGTGCAGAAGCGTCAGCTCCTGGAGACCGAGGACGCGGCCGAACGGCTGCGCGTGCTGATCGACTGGACGGGCGAGCACCTGGCCGAGGTCGAGGTCAACGACAAGATCGCCGAGGATGTCCGGGCCGGCATGGACAAGCAGCAGAAGGAATTCCTGCTGCGCCAGCAGTTGGCCGCCATCCGTAAGGAACTCGGCGAAGGCGAACCCGAGGGCTCCGACGACTACCGGGCCCGGGTCGAAGCGGCCGATCTGCCCGAAAAGGTCCGGGAGGCGGCGCTGCGCGAGGTCGGCAAGCTGGAACGCTCCAGCGACCAGAGCCCTGAGGGCGGCTGGATCCGGACCTGGCTGGACACCGTGCTGGACCTGCCGTGGAACGTGCGGACCGAGGACTCGACCGACCTCAAGGGCGCTCGCGACATTCTGGATGCCGACCACCACGGGCTGGACGACGTCAAGGACCGCATCGTCGAATACCTGGCCGTCCGGGCCCGTCGCGCCCAGCGCGGCATGGCGGTCGTCGGCGGCCGCGGGTCGGGTGCGGTGATGGTGCTGGCCGGGCCGCCCGGGGTCGGCAAGACCTCGCTGGGTGAGTCCGTCGCACGTGCGCTGGGCCGCAAGTTCGTGCGGGTCGCCCTGGGCGGCGTGCGCGACGAAGCCGAGATCCGTGGCCACCGGCGTACCTACGTCGGCGCACTGCCGGGCCGAGTCGTGCGGGCCATAGGCGAGGCAGGTTCGATGAATCCCGTTGTGCTGCTTGACGAGATCGACAAGGTGGGCTCGGACTACCGTGGCGACCCGTCGGCCGCGCTGCTGGAGGTGCTGGACCCGGCGCAGAACCACACGTTCCGCGACCACTACCTGGAGCTGGACCTGGACCTGTCCGATGTGGTGTTCCTGGCGACGGCCAACGTCATCGAGAACATCCCGTCGGCGCTGCTGGACCGGATGGAGCTGATCCAGCTCGACGGGTACACCGAGGACGACAAGGTCGCGATCGCGCGGGACTACCTGCTGCCCCGGCAGGCCGAGCGGGCGGCACTGACCGAGTCCGAGGTGGCGGTGACCGATGCGGCGTTGCGCAAGATCGCCGCGGACTACACCCGCGAGCCGGGCGTCCGGCAGTTCGAACGGTTGCTGGCCAAGGCGTTGCGCAAGGTGACGACGAAGCTGGACTCGACAGAGTCTCCCATCACGATTGACGAGCCGAATCTGGTTGAGTACCTCGGCCGTCCGCGGTTCACCCCGGAATCCACCGAGCGCACCGCGGTGCCGGGTGTGGCGACCGGCCTGGCCGTCACAGGCCTGGGCGGCGACGTGCTGTACATCGAGGCCAACTCGAACGACGGCGAGTCCGGGTTGAAGCTGACCGGTCAGCTGGGCGACGTCATGAAGGAGTCGGCGCAGATCGCGCTGTCCTACGTGCGGGCCCACGCCGAACAGCTGGGCGTCGACCCCACGGCACTGGACCGCCAGATCCACGTCCACGTGCCCGCGGGCGCAGTGCCCAAGGACGGTCCTTCGGCCGGCGTCACGATGGTGACGGCACTGGTGTCGATGGCCACCGGACGACAGGTGCGCGGCGATGTCGGCATGACCGGTGAGGTCACGCTGAACGGTCGGGTGCTGCCTATCGGCGGCGTCAAGCAGAAGTTGCTGGCCGCACAGCGGGCCGGGCTCAAGACCGTGTTCATCCCGGCGCGTAACGAGCCCGACCTGGATGAGGTCCCGGCCGAGGTGCTGGAGGCTTTGGAGGTCAAGCCGATGACCGACGTGGCCGACATCATCGCGCAGGCGCTGGAGCCGGTCGCCACGGCGGCCACCGCTGCCGCCTGA
- a CDS encoding HNH endonuclease, with product MFELFASVDPDAGEAALRDRIAELERLKSAAAAGQARATAALDRARRAKEAAAGVPAARRGRGLGSEIGLARMDSPVQGNRYLAHARILVHDLPYTLAALESGVLTESRARLIAREAACLSPADRRGLDEQLCADLTELIGLGDTRLTSGAKTIAYQIDPVAVIERVTRAPADRNVTFRPAADNMAIVTALLPATDAASVRYALTEAADRCTDGRSRGQTMADTLTARVSGGDITTPVPVAVNLVLSDDTLLGGSTQPAHLEGLGPIPAAAARRMIGDALADKNSWATLRRLYATPDTGALVAMESRSRRFPKGLARFIATRDQTCRTPYCNAPIRHIDHVRSHHRKGPTSAANGEGLCEHCNYVKEHPGWKVRTRTDRSGRHTTEHITPTGAVYRSTAPPLPGGLRVLTREIHIVTNRAAA from the coding sequence ATGTTCGAATTGTTCGCGAGCGTTGATCCCGACGCCGGTGAGGCGGCCCTACGGGATCGCATCGCCGAACTCGAACGCCTCAAGTCGGCGGCCGCAGCCGGACAAGCCCGCGCCACCGCAGCCCTCGACCGCGCCCGCCGCGCCAAAGAAGCCGCCGCCGGGGTACCCGCCGCGCGCCGTGGCCGCGGACTCGGTTCGGAGATCGGACTGGCCCGCATGGACTCGCCCGTCCAGGGCAACCGCTACCTTGCCCACGCCCGCATCCTCGTGCACGACCTGCCCTACACCCTGGCCGCGCTGGAATCGGGGGTGCTCACCGAATCCCGCGCCCGGCTGATCGCGCGTGAGGCGGCCTGCCTGTCCCCCGCCGACCGGCGGGGCCTCGATGAACAGCTCTGTGCGGACCTGACCGAGCTGATCGGCCTCGGCGATACCCGCCTCACCAGTGGCGCCAAAACCATTGCCTACCAAATCGATCCAGTGGCCGTGATCGAGCGGGTCACCAGAGCTCCCGCGGATCGCAACGTGACGTTCCGGCCGGCCGCCGACAACATGGCCATCGTCACCGCCCTGCTGCCCGCGACCGATGCCGCGTCCGTGCGCTACGCGCTCACCGAAGCCGCCGATCGCTGCACCGACGGCCGCAGCCGCGGTCAGACCATGGCCGACACCTTGACCGCCCGCGTCTCCGGTGGCGATATCACCACACCGGTCCCCGTCGCGGTCAACCTCGTCCTTTCCGACGACACCCTGCTCGGCGGCAGCACCCAACCCGCCCACCTCGAGGGCCTCGGCCCCATCCCGGCCGCCGCAGCCCGACGCATGATCGGCGACGCACTGGCCGATAAGAACTCCTGGGCCACCCTGCGACGCCTCTACGCCACTCCCGACACCGGAGCACTCGTCGCGATGGAATCGCGCTCCCGGCGCTTCCCCAAAGGCCTCGCCCGGTTCATCGCCACCCGCGACCAAACCTGCCGCACCCCCTACTGCAACGCCCCGATCCGGCACATCGACCACGTGCGGTCCCATCACCGGAAGGGACCGACCTCCGCGGCCAATGGCGAGGGATTGTGCGAGCACTGCAACTACGTCAAAGAACACCCCGGGTGGAAAGTCCGCACCCGCACCGACAGGTCGGGTCGCCACACCACCGAACACATCACGCCCACCGGCGCGGTGTACCGCTCCACCGCGCCGCCACTGCCGGGAGGCCTGCGGGTACTGACCCGGGAAATCCATATCGTGACGAACAGGGCCGCCGCCTAG
- a CDS encoding NADP-dependent oxidoreductase, protein MSKAVQFDEYGAIDVLQVRDVPRPVPASGEVLVEVRAAAINPGEAMIRRGALHDRFPATFPSGQGSDLAGVVAEIGPGVSGFEVGDEVLGYTDARASHAEYVTVPATQLAAKPPTLSWEVAGSLYVAGTTAYAAVRAVKLEPGDTVAIAGAAGGVGTIAVQLAKRAGATVLGIAGPANDEWLTGHGVPPVNYGDDLAARLRVASASGRIDAFLDFFGGGYVKLAVEELGVAPERVDTIIDFAAIEEFGVQGAGNAEGADIAIIGELADLAAAGELEVPIAKVFALDDVQAAYAELEKRHTRGKLVLRP, encoded by the coding sequence ATGAGCAAGGCAGTGCAATTCGATGAATACGGCGCGATCGACGTCCTGCAGGTGCGCGATGTGCCGCGGCCCGTCCCGGCCTCGGGCGAGGTACTGGTCGAAGTCAGGGCCGCGGCGATCAATCCGGGTGAGGCGATGATCCGTCGTGGCGCGCTGCACGACCGGTTCCCGGCCACCTTTCCCTCGGGGCAGGGAAGCGACCTCGCGGGTGTGGTGGCCGAGATCGGACCCGGTGTGAGCGGGTTCGAGGTCGGTGACGAGGTGCTCGGATACACCGATGCACGCGCCAGCCACGCCGAATACGTGACGGTGCCGGCCACCCAGCTGGCTGCCAAGCCGCCCACCCTGTCATGGGAGGTGGCGGGATCGCTGTATGTCGCCGGTACCACCGCCTATGCGGCCGTCCGCGCCGTCAAGCTGGAACCGGGCGACACCGTCGCCATCGCCGGAGCCGCGGGTGGTGTCGGCACGATCGCGGTGCAGCTGGCCAAGCGGGCCGGCGCCACGGTGCTCGGTATCGCCGGGCCGGCGAACGACGAATGGCTGACCGGGCACGGCGTGCCGCCGGTGAACTACGGTGACGACCTGGCGGCCCGGCTGCGCGTCGCGTCCGCGTCGGGCCGCATCGACGCGTTCCTCGACTTCTTCGGCGGTGGCTACGTGAAGCTGGCCGTCGAGGAGTTGGGTGTCGCACCCGAACGGGTCGACACCATCATCGATTTCGCTGCCATCGAGGAATTCGGTGTGCAGGGCGCCGGCAACGCCGAGGGGGCCGATATCGCGATCATCGGCGAGTTGGCGGATCTGGCCGCCGCCGGTGAACTGGAGGTGCCGATCGCGAAAGTGTTCGCCCTCGATGATGTCCAGGCGGCCTATGCCGAGTTGGAAAAGCGCCACACCAGAGGGAAATTGGTGCTTCGCCCCTGA
- a CDS encoding molybdopterin-dependent oxidoreductase: MAQSSAGSSPNARMLGGVAAAAVSLGVAAIVGIPFPPHADPRDAIGSAIVDHTPGAVKEFVIQALGNLDKLFLAVVVLVAIAAMAAIAATYETRRRPVGSAIFVAAGLLGCAAVLTRPGATLLDVVPTVAGTACGVAVLRLLALRLWRGPDTGQAEGRDEIDATRRMWLTTAGLLGLGVASGLLGVVAHRVTSSVAAERDTSVIPPPRVPAPPIPAGVQPKGVALPSFITDAADFYRVDIALSVPQLSRDEWRLRIHGMVDREITYSFADLDRFEVVEKAVTLTCVSNPVGGEYISTGMWTGYRLHDLLRAAGVSPDADMLLSKSVDGFTVGTPMEALGDGRDAMLAIGLNGQPLPVEHGYPARLVMAGLYGYVSATKWVTDLELTRFDRAQAYWTRQGWAPRGPIKTESRIDVPKRGQKVPAGATTFGGVAWAQNRGVRGVEVRIDDGPWQPAQLGDAYSDQTWRLWSFPWQASSPGGHTITVRATDNTGAVQTSDETPTVPDGATGWHSVNFTVT; this comes from the coding sequence ATGGCTCAGTCGTCGGCGGGGTCCTCGCCGAATGCCCGGATGCTCGGCGGAGTTGCTGCCGCCGCGGTCTCGCTCGGCGTGGCCGCGATCGTGGGCATCCCGTTCCCGCCGCACGCCGATCCCCGCGACGCGATCGGCTCCGCGATCGTCGACCACACCCCGGGTGCGGTCAAAGAGTTTGTCATTCAAGCCCTGGGCAACCTGGACAAGCTCTTCCTCGCGGTGGTCGTCCTGGTGGCGATCGCCGCCATGGCCGCCATCGCCGCTACCTACGAAACCCGGCGCCGTCCGGTCGGCAGCGCGATCTTCGTCGCCGCGGGCCTGCTCGGCTGCGCCGCCGTGCTCACCCGGCCGGGCGCGACACTGCTCGATGTGGTCCCCACGGTGGCCGGCACCGCGTGCGGCGTTGCGGTGCTGCGCCTGCTCGCGCTGCGGCTGTGGAGGGGCCCCGACACCGGGCAGGCCGAGGGGCGCGACGAAATCGACGCCACCAGAAGGATGTGGCTGACCACCGCCGGTCTGCTCGGTCTCGGGGTGGCCAGCGGGCTTCTCGGCGTCGTGGCCCACCGGGTGACCAGTTCCGTAGCGGCAGAGCGCGACACCTCGGTGATCCCCCCGCCGCGCGTGCCCGCCCCGCCGATACCGGCCGGCGTGCAGCCCAAAGGCGTTGCGCTGCCCAGTTTCATCACCGATGCCGCGGACTTCTACCGGGTCGACATCGCCCTGAGTGTCCCCCAGTTGAGCCGCGACGAATGGCGCCTTCGCATTCACGGCATGGTGGACCGCGAGATCACCTACAGCTTCGCCGACCTGGATCGATTCGAAGTGGTCGAAAAGGCGGTGACGCTCACCTGCGTGTCCAATCCCGTTGGTGGCGAATACATATCGACGGGAATGTGGACCGGGTATCGACTGCATGACCTACTGCGGGCGGCTGGGGTGTCCCCCGATGCCGACATGCTGTTGTCGAAGTCTGTCGACGGATTCACCGTCGGGACCCCGATGGAGGCGCTCGGTGACGGGCGCGACGCGATGTTGGCCATCGGCCTCAACGGGCAACCGCTACCCGTCGAACACGGCTATCCGGCCAGGCTGGTGATGGCCGGACTCTACGGCTACGTGTCGGCCACCAAGTGGGTCACCGACCTCGAACTGACCCGCTTCGACCGGGCACAGGCGTATTGGACCAGACAGGGTTGGGCGCCACGCGGGCCGATCAAGACCGAGTCACGCATCGACGTGCCGAAGCGCGGCCAGAAGGTGCCGGCGGGGGCAACGACGTTCGGTGGCGTCGCCTGGGCACAGAATCGCGGCGTGCGCGGTGTCGAGGTCCGAATCGACGACGGCCCATGGCAACCCGCCCAGCTCGGTGATGCCTACTCCGACCAGACCTGGCGGTTGTGGAGCTTTCCCTGGCAGGCGAGCAGCCCGGGCGGGCACACCATCACGGTGCGGGCGACCGACAACACCGGGGCCGTCCAGACGTCGGACGAGACGCCGACGGTTCCCGACGGTGCCACCGGGTGGCATTCGGTGAATTTCACCGTGACTTGA